Proteins from a genomic interval of Pogoniulus pusillus isolate bPogPus1 unplaced genomic scaffold, bPogPus1.pri scaffold_101_arrow_ctg1, whole genome shotgun sequence:
- the LOC135173852 gene encoding cilia- and flagella-associated protein 251-like, which yields MYAGAEATQQTATAATKPHTQTFYSSFIPEAAEKEDEDDDEGEKEDKEDKEEEEDEEDDENDEDDDEEDEEEEEEEEEEEEEEEEEEEEEEEEDKEEDEDEDEEEDEEEDEEEEEEDEEEDEEEDEDEDEDEDEEEDEDEDEEEDEEDDEDKDEEEDEDEDEEEEEEEEEEDEEEDEEEDEEEDEEEDEEEDEEEDEEDEEEDEEEDEEEDEDEEEEEDEEDEEEDKEEEEEEEDKEEDEEEDEEEDEEEEEEEEDEEEEEEEEEEEEEEEEDEEEDDEEEDEDEDEDEDEDEEEEEEDEDEDEEEEDEDEDEEEEDQEEEDQEEEDQEEDQEEE from the coding sequence ATGTATGCAGGGGCAGAAGCCAcacagcaaacagcaacagcagcgACAAAACCTCACACCCAAACCTTTTACAGCTCCTTcattccagaagcagcagaaaaagaggatgaagatgatgatgaaggagaaaaagaagacaaagaagacaaagaagaagaagaagacgaAGAAGACGACGAAAACGACGAAGACGACGACGAAGAAgacgaagaagaagaagaagaagaagaagaagaagaagaagaagaagaagaagaagaagaagaagaagaagaagaagacaaagaagaaGACGAAGACGAAGACGAAGAAGAAGACGAAGAAGAAgacgaagaagaagaagaagaagacgaAGAAGAAGACGAAGAAGAAGACGAAGACGAAGACGAAGACGAAGACGAAGAAGAAGACGAAGACGAAGACgaagaagaagatgaagaagatgaCGAAGACAAAGACGAAGAAGAAGACGAAGACGAAgacgaagaagaagaagaagaagaagaagaagaagacgaAGAAGAAGACGAAGAAGAAGACGAAGAAGAAGACGAAGAAGAAGACGAAGAAGAAGACGAAGAAGAAGACGAAGAAGACGAAGAAGAAGACGAAGAAGAAGACGAAGAAGAAGACGAAgacgaagaagaagaagaagacgaAGAAGACGAAgaagaagacaaagaagaagaagaagaagaagaagacaaagaagaaGACGAAGAAGAAGACGAAGAAGAAgacgaagaagaagaagaagaagaagaagacgaagaagaagaagaagaagaagaagaagaagaagaagaagaagaagaagacgaAGAAGAAGATGACGAAGAAGAAGACGAAGACGAAGACGAAGACGAAGACGAAgacgaagaagaagaagaagaagacgaAGACGAAGACGAAGAAGAAGAAGACGAAGACGAAGACGAAGAAGAAGAAGACCAAGAAGAAGAAGACCAAGAAGAAGAAGACCAAGAAGAAGACCAAGAAGAAGAAg